The Thalassotalea sp. HSM 43 genome window below encodes:
- a CDS encoding outer membrane protein assembly factor BamE codes for MLRALIIGAAICLTSACVYRIDVPQGNYIEQKQIDKLQVGMTKEQVKFVLGNPVIRDTFNDDTWYYVYEFLSGKGEEYDKRRRLELNFDGDKLVDAKGDFEIKESFYVPIEE; via the coding sequence ATGTTACGAGCTTTGATTATCGGTGCGGCCATTTGTTTAACATCGGCTTGCGTTTACCGAATAGATGTACCACAAGGCAATTACATCGAACAAAAACAAATAGACAAACTGCAAGTAGGTATGACCAAAGAACAAGTTAAGTTCGTTCTTGGCAACCCAGTGATCCGTGATACCTTTAATGACGATACTTGGTACTATGTGTACGAGTTTTTATCAGGTAAAGGTGAAGAGTACGATAAGCGCAGAAGATTGGAATTAAACTTTGACGGCGATAAGTTAGTCGATGCTAAAGGTGATTTCGAAATAAAAGAAAGCTTTTACGTACCAATCGAAGAGTAA
- a CDS encoding RNA polymerase sigma factor — translation MTTTMEKRLFERSEQSLIKQAQNGNKSAWMKLIAQYESQVFNYALRMVGHRDDALDLMQDIFISVFRNLSSFRGESQFKTWLYRIAHYRCVEYYRRRKPTLSLDDEPEMMDESNQHCPSTSAEHTSQAQALGKAMQTLSVNQRVVVELKFFHHFTFDEIANQIGVSSNTVKSRLYAALDKLKNVLEVEYAQA, via the coding sequence ATGACAACAACAATGGAAAAGAGATTGTTTGAGCGCAGTGAACAAAGCCTGATTAAACAAGCCCAGAATGGCAATAAATCTGCCTGGATGAAGCTTATTGCTCAATACGAGAGTCAGGTATTTAATTATGCACTTCGCATGGTAGGGCATCGGGATGATGCGTTAGATTTGATGCAAGATATCTTTATCAGCGTATTTCGCAACTTGTCTTCATTTCGCGGCGAAAGTCAATTCAAAACCTGGCTCTATCGTATTGCCCATTATCGTTGTGTTGAATACTATCGTCGTCGAAAACCGACCTTATCGTTAGATGATGAACCGGAAATGATGGACGAGTCTAACCAACATTGTCCAAGTACCAGTGCCGAGCATACATCGCAAGCACAAGCGCTCGGCAAAGCTATGCAAACGCTATCGGTTAATCAACGTGTGGTGGTGGAGTTAAAGTTCTTTCATCATTTCACGTTCGACGAAATAGCCAACCAAATCGGCGTATCTAGCAATACCGTTAAATCGCGCTTATACGCCGCATTAGATAAATTAAAAAATGTTTTGGAGGTTGAATATGCCCAAGCATGA
- a CDS encoding hydrogen peroxide-inducible genes activator: protein MNIHLPNLKHIQYLLALNEHQHFHKAADACFVSQSTLSSAIIKLEQLLDCQLIERDHKSFVFTAHGKAVVAMAEQLIKQASEFVEFSQSQGKLDKGHVYLGCIPTIAPFLLTDVITEVKQRFPDLELFITEAPTDSLLAQLANGDIDIAILATPVDPKAAGPVKVTELGHDAFYLAGDKSLVEQVIEEKTFQQIPDHSVFLLSEEHCLTDHALSACKLVDKTKVNPFAATSLATLLQMTIHHKGITFLPEMAIQKGLADNPNLTVSLLQGQPARQIAMFEREHSPRTESFALLADVVQQFFQKN, encoded by the coding sequence ATGAATATACATCTGCCCAACCTCAAACATATCCAGTACTTGCTGGCCTTAAATGAACATCAACACTTTCATAAAGCGGCCGATGCTTGTTTTGTGTCGCAGTCAACCTTGAGCAGTGCCATCATTAAATTAGAACAGCTACTCGATTGTCAGCTGATTGAGCGCGACCATAAAAGCTTTGTGTTTACGGCACATGGTAAAGCCGTTGTAGCTATGGCCGAGCAACTTATAAAGCAAGCGTCAGAGTTTGTAGAGTTCTCACAATCACAAGGTAAGCTCGACAAGGGGCATGTCTATTTAGGTTGTATTCCAACAATTGCGCCATTCTTGTTGACTGATGTGATAACCGAAGTGAAGCAGCGCTTTCCTGATTTAGAGTTATTTATTACCGAAGCGCCGACGGATAGCTTATTAGCTCAACTTGCTAATGGCGACATTGATATTGCCATATTGGCCACGCCGGTTGACCCAAAAGCGGCAGGTCCGGTCAAAGTCACTGAGCTTGGTCATGATGCCTTTTATCTAGCGGGAGATAAATCCTTGGTGGAGCAAGTCATCGAGGAGAAAACATTTCAACAAATACCGGACCATTCGGTGTTCTTGTTATCAGAAGAGCATTGCCTAACCGATCATGCGTTATCGGCCTGCAAGTTAGTTGATAAAACCAAAGTCAATCCATTTGCCGCAACGTCGTTAGCGACCTTATTGCAAATGACCATTCATCACAAAGGCATTACCTTTTTGCCAGAGATGGCGATTCAAAAAGGCTTAGCAGACAACCCTAATCTTACCGTGTCGCTATTACAGGGACAGCCCGCCAGACAAATCGCCATGTTTGAGCGAGAACACAGCCCAAGAACGGAATCTTTTGCGCTGCTCGCCGATGTTGTGCAGCAATTTTTTCAAAAAAATTGA
- a CDS encoding inorganic phosphate transporter encodes MEILINHGSVLIMFAAVVGFFMAWGIGANDVANAMGTSVGSKALTIKQAIIVAMIFEFAGAYLAGGEVTSTIRKGIIDAGYFVDIPELLVFGMISALLAAGTWLLIASYMGWPVSTTHSIVGAIVGFSAVGVSPDTVAWGKVGGIVGSWIITPLIAGVFSFIIFNSAQKLIFDTDKPLEKARKWVPLYMFLAGFVLSLVTIKKGLKHIGMDIGTFEGYMYAIGVAVIVAIIGKFFIARLKFKTAKSRRADYINVEKVFAVLMVITACCMAFAHGSNDVANAIGPLAAVVSVVESGGEIASKAALAWWILPLGGFGIVAGLAIFGHRVIATIGKGITHLTPSRGFAAELAAACTVVVASGTGLPISTTQTLVGAVLGVGMARGIAAIDLGVVRNIVVSWVVTLPVGAGLSIMFFWMIKGAFT; translated from the coding sequence ATGGAAATCTTAATTAATCACGGCAGTGTGCTCATTATGTTTGCTGCAGTCGTTGGTTTCTTTATGGCCTGGGGTATTGGTGCAAACGACGTTGCCAATGCTATGGGTACATCGGTTGGTTCGAAAGCACTAACCATCAAACAAGCCATCATCGTGGCGATGATTTTTGAATTCGCAGGTGCTTACCTTGCCGGTGGCGAAGTAACCTCTACGATTCGTAAAGGCATTATTGATGCCGGATATTTTGTCGATATACCAGAGCTGTTAGTGTTTGGTATGATCTCTGCACTTCTTGCTGCAGGTACATGGTTGCTTATCGCTTCTTACATGGGCTGGCCTGTATCTACGACGCATTCAATTGTTGGTGCTATCGTTGGTTTCTCTGCCGTTGGTGTATCACCTGATACCGTAGCATGGGGTAAAGTTGGTGGTATTGTCGGTAGTTGGATCATCACACCATTGATTGCCGGTGTGTTCTCATTTATCATCTTCAACAGTGCGCAAAAGCTCATTTTTGATACCGATAAGCCATTAGAAAAAGCCCGTAAATGGGTGCCGTTATACATGTTTTTAGCCGGTTTTGTATTGTCTTTGGTGACAATCAAAAAAGGTCTCAAACACATCGGTATGGACATTGGTACGTTTGAAGGTTACATGTACGCCATTGGTGTTGCAGTAATCGTTGCTATAATCGGTAAATTCTTTATCGCTCGTCTTAAGTTTAAGACAGCAAAAAGTCGCCGTGCGGATTACATTAACGTTGAAAAAGTATTTGCCGTATTAATGGTGATTACCGCATGTTGTATGGCATTTGCCCATGGTTCAAATGACGTGGCAAACGCGATTGGTCCATTGGCCGCGGTTGTATCTGTTGTTGAAAGCGGAGGTGAAATAGCCTCAAAAGCAGCGTTAGCTTGGTGGATTTTACCACTAGGTGGTTTTGGTATTGTTGCCGGTTTGGCCATTTTCGGTCATCGCGTAATCGCCACTATTGGTAAAGGTATAACTCACCTTACACCAAGCCGTGGTTTCGCAGCCGAACTTGCCGCAGCTTGTACCGTTGTTGTTGCATCAGGTACGGGTTTACCGATTTCAACCACGCAAACCTTGGTTGGTGCAGTTCTAGGTGTCGGTATGGCACGTGGTATTGCCGCTATCGACTTAGGTGTTGTACGTAATATCGTGGTGTCGTGGGTAGTTACCTTGCCAGTAGGTGCTGGTTTATCGATCATGTTCTTCTGGATGATCAAAGGTGCTTTCACCTAA
- a CDS encoding TIGR00153 family protein, whose amino-acid sequence MSGNTILGVFAKSPIKPLEKHIRKVHECAAHLPEFFRACADQNWSRAEEIRKTISTLEKEADELKREIRNELPGGIFMPVQRTDVLELVSQQDKIANKAKDISGRVLGRKLEAPEQLLEEFEAYVNRCLDAVKQAAAAINELDDLLETGFRGREVDLVENMIEKLAKIEDDTDSMQISLRRNLMAIEDKLNPIDVMFLYQIIEWVGELADLAERVGARLEIMLAR is encoded by the coding sequence ATGAGTGGAAATACAATCTTAGGTGTATTCGCAAAATCGCCTATAAAACCTTTGGAAAAGCATATTCGCAAAGTACATGAATGTGCTGCACACCTTCCTGAATTTTTCAGAGCATGTGCTGATCAAAACTGGAGTCGAGCAGAAGAAATTCGAAAAACAATTTCGACTTTAGAAAAAGAAGCAGATGAGTTAAAACGAGAAATTCGTAACGAGTTACCTGGTGGCATATTCATGCCAGTACAACGTACAGATGTGCTTGAGTTAGTGAGTCAGCAAGACAAAATAGCTAACAAAGCAAAAGACATCTCAGGTCGTGTTTTAGGTCGCAAATTGGAAGCTCCTGAACAATTACTTGAAGAATTTGAAGCGTACGTAAATCGTTGTCTAGATGCTGTTAAACAAGCAGCAGCGGCTATTAACGAACTTGATGATCTGCTAGAAACTGGTTTCCGTGGTCGCGAAGTTGACCTTGTGGAAAACATGATTGAAAAATTAGCCAAAATTGAAGATGACACTGACAGCATGCAAATTAGCTTACGTCGTAATCTTATGGCTATCGAAGATAAGCTTAACCCGATTGATGTGATGTTTTTATATCAAATCATCGAATGGGTAGGCGAATTAGCTGATTTGGCTGAGCGTGTTGGTGCTCGCCTTGAAATCATGTTAGCGAGATAA
- the phoU gene encoding phosphate signaling complex protein PhoU, with protein sequence MENIDTGRHISGQFNQELDAVRNHVMTMGGLVEQQLKDALRSVHQSDVELAQKVLSSDYKINKLEVDIDEECTRIIAKRQPAASDLRLVMVIIKTIADLERIADEAEKIAKVALEQFSAKQQDLLLSLENLGQLTLSTLHETLDAFTRMDFDAAVKVHQSDNRIDRAYEALMRQLMTYMMEDPRSIPSIMSVIWSARALERIGDRCQNVCEYVIYFVKGKVIRHISDEDVAKDLLEQ encoded by the coding sequence ATGGAAAATATCGATACTGGCCGTCATATTTCCGGTCAATTTAATCAGGAACTAGACGCTGTTCGTAATCACGTAATGACCATGGGTGGCCTGGTTGAGCAGCAATTGAAAGACGCGTTGCGCTCGGTTCATCAAAGCGACGTAGAATTGGCACAAAAGGTCCTTTCAAGTGACTACAAAATAAATAAACTTGAAGTGGATATTGACGAAGAATGCACACGCATCATCGCCAAACGCCAACCTGCGGCAAGTGACCTGCGTTTGGTGATGGTCATTATTAAGACCATTGCAGACTTAGAGCGTATCGCCGATGAAGCCGAAAAAATAGCGAAAGTCGCATTAGAGCAATTCAGTGCCAAACAACAAGACTTATTACTAAGCTTGGAAAACCTAGGTCAGTTAACACTATCTACACTGCATGAAACCTTAGATGCCTTTACTCGAATGGACTTTGATGCCGCGGTAAAAGTGCATCAAAGTGATAATCGCATTGACCGTGCCTATGAAGCCTTAATGCGCCAATTAATGACTTATATGATGGAAGACCCTCGTTCTATTCCATCAATTATGTCGGTGATTTGGTCTGCTCGTGCATTAGAACGCATCGGTGACCGCTGTCAAAATGTTTGTGAGTACGTTATTTACTTTGTAAAAGGCAAAGTAATACGTCATATATCTGATGAAGATGTGGCTAAAGACTTACTAGAACAGTAG
- the pstB gene encoding phosphate ABC transporter ATP-binding protein PstB yields MINVKPEIAMPSGNIVDINNLTPEQTALEIKNLNLHYGDKQALNGISMKIPKGQVTAFIGPSGCGKSTLLRCINRMNDLVDSCNIQGQIDLHGENIYGKHVDVAQLRRKVGMVFQRPNPFPKSIYENVVYGVRLVGETNRRVLDEVCERSLRAAALWDEVKDRIHDSALGLSGGQQQRLVIARAIAIEPEVLLLDEPTSALDPISTLTIEELINDLKEKYTVVIVTHNMQQAARVSDQTAFMYMGDLIEYADTNTLFTTPSKKKTEDYITGRYG; encoded by the coding sequence ATGATTAACGTTAAACCAGAAATTGCTATGCCAAGTGGCAACATCGTTGATATCAACAATTTGACGCCTGAACAAACGGCATTGGAAATTAAAAACTTAAACTTACATTACGGTGATAAACAAGCGCTTAATGGAATCTCAATGAAGATCCCAAAAGGCCAGGTAACCGCATTTATCGGCCCGAGTGGTTGTGGTAAATCAACCTTGTTACGCTGTATTAATCGTATGAATGACCTGGTTGATAGTTGTAACATTCAAGGTCAAATTGACTTGCACGGTGAAAATATTTACGGCAAGCACGTTGATGTTGCGCAACTGCGTCGCAAGGTAGGTATGGTGTTTCAACGTCCTAACCCATTCCCTAAATCAATCTATGAAAATGTGGTTTATGGTGTGCGCTTGGTTGGCGAAACCAATCGTCGAGTATTGGATGAAGTATGTGAACGCTCGTTGCGCGCTGCGGCACTGTGGGATGAAGTAAAAGATCGTATTCATGACAGTGCGCTAGGTCTTTCTGGTGGTCAACAGCAACGTTTAGTTATCGCTAGAGCCATTGCGATTGAACCTGAAGTGCTATTATTAGACGAACCAACGTCGGCATTGGATCCAATCTCAACGTTGACCATTGAAGAATTGATCAACGATTTAAAAGAAAAGTATACCGTGGTTATTGTAACGCACAACATGCAACAAGCGGCTCGCGTATCTGATCAAACGGCGTTCATGTATATGGGCGACTTGATTGAGTACGCAGATACCAATACCTTGTTCACCACACCAAGCAAGAAGAAAACTGAAGATTACATTACCGGTCGTTACGGTTAA